GGGCGCGGACTGATGTATCCTCTCGCTCTTGAAGGCGCCCTGAAACTCAAAGAGATCAGCTACATACACGCCGAAGCTTATGCATCAGGCGAACTCAAGCACGGCCCTATCGCGCTGATCGACAAGCGCGTCCCCGTGGTCGTCATGGCCCCTCGCGACGCGCTGTTCGACAAATCGATCTCCAACATGGAGGAGGTGATGGCGCGCGGCGGCAAGATCCTTCTGATCTCTGACAGGGAGGGGCTGCACGCGGCGGGTGATGGCGTCTGGAAAGGGATCGAACTGCCCTATGTGGACCCGGTGCTGACGCCGATCCTCTATGCCCTGCCGGCGCAGCTGCTGGCCTATCACACCGCCATCGCAAAGGGCACGGATGTGGATCAGCCGCGCAATCTGGCGAAATCGGTGACGGTGGAATGACGCCCCAGGCGGCGCTGGACGCTTTGCGCGACCGGGCCGAACCGGAACGCGCCGCAGGGGTGGCGACCTACCACAAGGCAGAGCGCCCCTACCTGGGCACGCCGAACCCCGCGATCAACGATCTGGCAACGCAATGGCGCCGCGCCCTGCCCCTGGAGGAGCGGCTGTCCCTGGCGCAGGCGCTGTGGGCCAGCGACATTCACGAGGCCCGCATCGCCGCCGCCAAGCTGCTGACCCAGGCGCGCATTCGCCCCGATGACACCGCCGCCTGGCGCATGATCTGCGATTGGGTGCCCGATTTCGACGCCTGGGCCATCGCCGACCACGTTTGCATGGCCGGTCAGCGGCGCATCATGGCGGACCTGTCGCGCGTCGCGCAGGTGGAGGGCTGGACCACCTCTCCCCACATGTGGACACGGCGGGCGGCTATGGTGATCACCCTGGGCCTGACCCGTGGCAACCACCCCACTGCGGCGGAGGCCACGGCGCGCGACCGGGTGCTGGGCTGGGCCGCAGGATATGTGGAGGACCCGGAATGGTTCATCCAGAAATCCGTCGCCTGGTGGGTGCGGGATCTGTCGAAACACGATCAACCCCGCGCCCGCGCGTTCCTGGATGCGCATGGCGACCGGATGAAAGCCTTTGCCCGCAAGGAGGCCGGCAAGTACCTTCGCTAGGTTTCGGCTGTGACGAGGGCGCCCGGGGCGCTCGCTGCCGATCTCCGCACGGACCGCAGAACCGGCGCTAACCGCCGTAAACCTCGACCTCGGGCAGGCTGGTCAGGGGCACGCCCAAGGCCTGCATCGCAGGCAGCGACAGGCGCGAACCGGCGGTGGCGGCACCGGGGATCGGGATCAGCTCGACCTCCAGCTGGGCGCCACTTGCGGGCAGCACGACGCGGCCGGGTTGGCGCGCGGTGACCAGCGGCGTTTTCAGCCACATTCCCGGCTCCGTGGGCGAACCCAGAGAGGCGGTGCTACGCCCCAGGTTGCCGGTGCGCGGCGCGGCGGACACGGCGCCGGCATCCGCCTCGGCGCCGGGGCGGGCACGGGGGCGGGTCTGCCCCTCCGCCGTGGTGGCGGGCGCAGAGACAGAAGCGTCCGACGCGCGGTCGCGGTTCAGGAAGGGCACACTGGCGCAGGCGGTCAGGGCCGGGATCAGGGCAAGGCCGACAAGGTATTTCATAGCCACCAACCTATCCTTTTCCCGCGCCGCTTCAATGCCGGGATGCCTGCGCAAACATGACTTGTCGGCAAGGCGCCGCCATCCTACCTTGGATGTCATGACAGCACCCCTCATCGACCCCTTCGCCCGCGCCATCACCTACCTGCGCGTTTCGGTTACGGACCGTTGCGATTTCCGCTGCGTCTATTGCATGGCGGAGAACATGACCTTCCTGCCGAAGAAGGAGCTTCTGACGCTGGAGGAGCTGGACCGCATGTGCTCCGCCTTTGTCGGTCTGGGGGTGAAGAAATTGAGGATCACCGGGGGGGAGCCGCTGGTGCGGCGCGATATCATGACCTTCTTCCGCGCCATGTCCCGGCATCTGGATAGCGGCGCACTGGAAGAGCTGACGCTGACGACCAATGGCTCCCAGCTTGAGCGGTTCGCCGCCGACCTGGCCGCCGCCGGGGTGCGCCGGATCAATATCTCCCTGGATACGCTGGACGAGGAAAAGTTCGCCCGTGTCACCCGCTGGGGGCGCCTGCCGCAGGTGCTGCGCGGGTTGGACGCGGCGCAGGCGGCTGGGCTGGCGGTCAAGCTGAACGCCGTCGCCCTGAAGGATTTCAACGAGGACGAGCTGTTCACGCTGACCGAATTCTGCCACGACCGAGGCATCGACCTGACCTGGATCGAGGTGATGCCGATGGGCGATCTGGGCAACGAGGACCGCATCGGGCAATATTGGTCCCTGACCGATCTGCGCGCCCAACTGGCGCAACGTTACACCCTGGCCGAACTGTCCGACCGCACCGGCGGGCCGGCGCGCTATGTCCGGCTGGAAGAAACCGGGCAACGCATCGGCTTCATCACGCCGCTCAGCCATAATTTCTGCGAAAGCTGCAACCGCGTGCGCATGACCTGCACCGGCGAATTGTACATGTGCCTGGGCCAGGAGGACCGCGCCGATCTGCGCCCGGCCCTGCGCAATTTCCCACAGGACGACGCGCCGCTGGAACAGGCGATCCGCGCCGCCATCGGGGCCAAACCCAGGGGCCACGATTTCGACTATTCCCGGCAGCGGGCCGATGGCCAGGTGTCCCGCCACATGAGCCATACAGGCGGCTGATGACCAGCCCGTCGCGGGCGCCTGCCGCCCTTGTCCTCTACCGCCTGGTGACGGCGGTGGCCGGGCCGCTGGCGTGGCGCCGGGTCCGGGCCAAGCTGCTGGCCGAGGGGGTCACCACCGCGCGTGCCGCAGAACGACTGGGCCGGGCGACGCTGGCACGGCCCGATGGCCCGGTGCTGTGGTTTCACGCCGCCTCTGTCGGGGAAAGCGTCTCGGTGCTGGCGCTGGCGGACCGGATGCTGGCGCGGCAGCCTGGCGCGACAGGCTTGATCACCTCCGGCACTTCGGCCTCGGCGCAGGTGCTGGCACGGCGATTGCCGGGGCGCTGCGTTCACCAATTCGCGCCGCTCGACACGCCGGGCGCGGTGACGCGGTTTCTGGCCCATTGGCGCCCCGACGCCGGCATCTTTGTCGAAAGCGAGATCTGGCCGCGCCTGCTGACCCGCGCCGATGCGGCGGGCATCCCGCTGGCGCTGGTCAATGCGCGGATGTCGGCGGGCAGTGCGCGCAACTGGGCGCGGGCCGGCGGCGCGGCGCGGGACCTGCTGCGGCGGTACCGCATGATCCGCAGTCAGGACCGCACGACCCATGACGCGCTGTTGCGGCTGGGGGCCGATCCAGACCGGCTGGCAGAAGGGCCAAACCTCAAGGCGATGGTGCCCCCCCTGCCCGTCGATCAGGCCGAGCTGTCGCGGCTGCGGCCCGCCCTCCCCGGCCCGGTCTGGACCGCCGTGTCCACCCATTCCGGAGAAGAGGAGATCGCGCTGGCCGCCCATCTCGGCGCGCGTGCCGTTCTGCCCGATCTGCAACTGATCCTGGTCCCCCGCCATCCCGTCCGGGCGGCGGAGGTCGCCGCGCTGGTCCGTGCCAGGGGGCTGTCGCTGGCGCAACGCAGTCGCGGCGAGGATCCCGCCGGGGCGTCGGTCTATCTGGCTGACACGATGGGCGAGACGGGGCTGTGGTACGCGCTGGCGGATCTGGCGCTGGTCGGCGGTTCCTTCGGTCCGGCGGAGGGGCACACCCCGTTCGAGCCCGCCCAGCTGGGCGCCCCTGTGCTGCATGGACCGCGCACCGCCAATTTCGCCCAGGTCTATGCCGATTTCGACGCCGCCGGCGCGGCCCTGCCCGTGGCGGATGCCAGGGCACTTTCCCAGGCCATCCCGCGACTGATGGGCGACCCTGCGGCCCGCGATGCGATGGCCGCCGCCGCCCGCGACCTGCTGACCCGCCAGGCCGCCCCGCTGGACGACCTGGCAGAGGCGCTGATCCGCGCGCTGGACCTTGACCCCACAAAGGGGGCGATCGCGCGGCCCGCCGCTGGCTGACCAGGGCGCCGGAAAGCAGCCCGCCACTTGCATCCCGCGCCGTCCTGCCGCAAGGCAGGGCATGGAATACGATACCATCATCCTGGGCGCCGGCGCGGCGGGCCTGATGTGCGCGGCGCATTGCGGCGGCCGGGTGCTGGTGGTGGATCACGCCCGCAAACCGGCGGAGAAAATCCGCATTTCCGGCGGGGGGCGCTGCAATTTCACCAATCTCGACGTCACGCCCGAGAAATTCATCAGCGCCAATCCGCATTTCGCCCGCTCTGCCCTGGCGCGCTATACGCAATGGGATTTCATCGACCTGCTGGCCCGCCACGGCATCACCTGGCACGAGAAGACGCTGGGCCAGCTGTTCTGCGACGGACGCTCTGCCGCGATCATCGACATGTTGTTGCGGATGTGCGCCCGGGCGGGGGCCGAGATCACGCTGGAGACCACGGCCACGGCGATCACCCCACTGACCAGGAGTGGCAACGCCGACGACGCGACGGGCTATGGCCTGACGCTGTCGGGGCCGGAGGGCAGGCGGCAGGTCCGGGCGCGGCGACTGGTGCTGGCCACCGGTGGCAAGTCGATCCCCAAGATGGGCGCGACAGGCTTTGCCTACGATGTCGCGGCGCAATTCGGCCATTCGGTCACGCAGACACGGCCCGCGCTGGTGCCGTTGACCTTCTCTGCCGACAGGTTTCGCCCGCTGGCCGGCACCGCCTTGCCCGCCCGCGTTGCCGCCGATGGTCCGCCGTTCGACGAGGCGCTGCTGTTCACCCATCGCGGGCTGTCCGGTCCGGCGATCCTGCAAGCGTCTTCCTATTGGCGCGAAGGTGCGGAGATCGTGGTGAACCTGTGCCCCGGCGCCGATGCCTATGCCGTGCTACGCGCCGCCCGGACCAAGGTCGGGCGCCGGTCTCTTGTGCGGTCGCTGGACGGGTTGGGCCTGATACCGGCGCGGCTGGCCGATCACCTGGGCACCGAATGGGTCCTGACCGGCAACCTGGCGGACCAGTCGGACCGCGCGTTGCAGACGCTGGCCGACCGGCTGACCCATTGGCGCCTGACCCCTTCGGGAAGCGAGGGCTACCGCACCGCCGAGGTCACCCTGGGCGGTATCGACACGGCGGAGATTTCGTCCAAGACGATGGAATCGCGCCGCCAGCCCGGCCTGTATTTCATAGGGGAATGCGTCGACGTGACCGGCTGGCTGGGCGGGTACAATTTTCAATGGGCCTGGTCCTCCGCCATGGCGGCGGCAACGGCCATCGCGGCGGCATAGCGCGCGGCCCCTTTCACCGGTCAGACCAATTCGGATCAATCCAGCGCGGCGACATGGGCGGCGAAGTCCTCTCCGCGTTTCTCGAAACTGTCATATTGGTCGAAACTGGCGGCGGCGGGGGCCAGCAGCACGGTATCTCCCGGCTGCGCCTCGGCGGCGGCGCGGGCCACGGCGGTGGCCATGTCGGTGCAAACCTCGGCCTCCACCCCTTTGAGCTGCATGGCGAAATTCGCCGCCTCGCGTCCGATGACATAGGCCTTCACCACCGATCCGGTGGCCGGCAGCAAGGCCTCCAGCCCGCCGTCCTTTTCCAGCCCGCCGCAGATCCAGCGGATGCTGTCAAAGGCGCCCAATGCCTTGGTGGCCGCGTCCAGGTTCGTGGCCTTGCTGTCGTTGACAAAGCGCACGCCACCGCGCTCGCCGATCACCTGGCTGCGGTGTGGCAAGCCCTGGAAATCGTGGAACGCCTGCTCGATCTGGCGCGGGCCCAGCCCCAACCCGCGCACCGCCGCATAGGCGCAGCAGGCGTTTTGATGGTTATGGGCGCCGGGCAGCCCCGCAATCCGGCGCAGGTCGATGGATCCGACCTGCCGCCCCTTGCGCCATTCCGTCAAGAACCCCTTGCGGGCAAAGACATACCATCCCGCCCCGGCCAGTTTCGTCCCCGAGGACACGCGGATCACCCGGTCATCCCCCGGCGCTTCCGCCAGCTGTCCGGCCAGGTACCGGCCCTCCGCCTCATCCACGCCGATGATGGCGCGGTCGGGCCCGCCCTCGGCAAAGAGGCGCCGCTTGGCCGCGAAATAGCCGCCGATCCCGCCGTGACGGTCCAGATGGTCGGGCGAGAAATTGGTAAAGACGGCGATATCCGGGGTCAGCGCACGGGCCAGGTCGGTCTGGTAGGACGACAGCTCAAGAACCACGATACCGCCATCGCCCGGCGGGTCGATGTCCAGCACGCCGCGCCCGATATTGCCCGCCAACTGGCTGTCGCGGCCACAGGCGGTCAGCACATGGTGGATCAGCGCGGCGGTGGTGGATTTGCCGTTGGACCCGGTGACGGCGATGACGCGGGGCGGCTGGTCATGGCTGGCCCAGCCCTGCCCGGCCAGCGACTGGAAGAACAGGCCGATGTCGTTGTCCACCGGAATTCCGTGCGCCAGTGCCAGGTCGATCACCGGGTTGGGCGCCGGATAGAGATGCGGAATGCCGGGGCTGACCACCAGACGCGCCACCCCCTCCAGCGCGCCGGGGCGGGCCAGATCGGCGATGACGAAACCTTCGGCGGCGGCACCCTCTCGGGTGGCGGGATTGTCGTCCCAGCACAGCGGCCTGGCCCCGCCTGCGCGCAGCGCCCGCGCCGTGGTCAGGCCGGACCGTCCCAGGCCCAGCACCGCAATCGTTTCACCCTGGTGGCCCTGAACCGGAATCATCTGGATGGTTTCCCTGTATTGTTCGACCGACCACTGCCCGTGATGCGGCCCCTGGTACTGGACCTGTGGCCAAGGTCCGGGGCCGAGGTCCGCCGCAGGCTCAGCGCAGTTTCAGCGTGGCAAGGCCGATCATCGCCAGGATCAGGGAGATGATCCAGAACCGGATGACGATCTGCGGCTCCGCCCAGCCCTTCTTCTCGTAATGATGATGGATCGGAGCCATCAGGAACACCCGTTTGCCCGTTCGCTTGAAGTATAGCACCTGGATGATCACGCTCAGCGCTTCGACCACGAACAGCCCGCCGACAATGCCCAGCACGATCTCGTGCTTGGCGGCCACGGCGATGGCACCGATCGCCCCGCCCAGGGCCAGCGATCCTGTGTCGCCCATGAAGACGGCGGCAGGCGGCGCGTTGTACCACAGGAAACCCAGCCCCCCGCCCACCAGCCCGGCGACAAAGATCAGGATCTCGCCAGTGCCGGGCACGTAATGCACGTCCAGGTATTCCGAGAAATCGACCCGCCCCACGGTATAGGCGATCACGCCCAGGGCCGAGGCTGCGATCATCACCGGCATGATCGCCAGCCCGTCCAGCCCGTCGGTCAGGTTCACGGCATTGGCCGAACCCACGATGACAAACATCGCGAAGGGCAGGAACAGCCAGCCCATGTTGATCAGCACATCCTTGAAGACCGGCAGCGCCAACTGGAACTGCAACTCGGTCGGATGCACGGCCGAGGCCCAGTAGGCGGCGATCCCGGCGATACCAAAGCCGATGAGCAGCCGCATTTTGGCAGGGATGCCGGCGGTGTTCTGCTTGGACACCTTGGCGTAATCGTCGGCAAACCCGATCAACCCGAAGGACAGGGTGACGAACAGGACGATCCAGACATAGGGATTGTCCAGCCGCGCCCAGAGCAGGGTGGAAGTCACCAGCGCGCCGACGATCAGCAACCCGCCCATGGTCGGCGTCCCGGCCTTGGCCAGGTGGGTTTCCGGGCCATCATCGCGGATCGGCTGGCCCTTGCCCTGGCTGCGGCGCAGCACGTTGATCAGCGGCGGCCCGAACAGGAAGCCGAAGACCAGCGCCGTCATCAACGCACCGCCGGCGCGGAACGTGATGTAGCGGAACAGGTTGAACACGTCCCCCCCATCGGAGAGCGCTGTCAGCCAATACAACATCTTCGGTCCTTTCCTGAACCTGCCACTCAATCGTCAGCGGGATGGCTCAATTTCCTGAGGGCGTCAACAACGCCGCTCACCCTTGAGCCCTTGGAGCCCTTGACCAGCAGGACATCGCCCGCATCCACCAGCCGCCCGGCCTGGGCGATCAGCGGATCGGCGGTCACTTCCATCCGGCCGCGCAGATGGTGCGGCAGCGCATCATATAGCACCCGCATCCGGGGGCCGACACAATGCACAAGGTCGAGTTTTTCCATCGCCGGATGCGCCGCCAGCGCGCGGTGCATGTCCTCGCCCTCAGGGCCAAGCTCCAGCATCTCCCCCAGCACCGCGATACGGCGCCCCTGGGCAAAACGCCCGACATCGTTGCGCACCCGCGCCGCTGCCAGCACGTCCAGCGCGGCGGCCATGGAGGTCGGGTTGGCGTTGAACGCGTCGTCGATCAGTTCGAAGGACAGTGATTTTTCCAGCGGGTCAAGGATAAGCCGTTGTCGCAGCCCGCGCCCGGCAGGTGGGGTCCAGCGGCCCAGATCGGCCAGCGCCAGTGCCCGGTCCAACCCCAGCACATGCGCCACGGCAAGGACCCCCAAAGCGTTGACCGCGAAATGCCGACCCGCCGCCGCGGCCTTGTAGGTGACGGGCACGCGCCAGGCGCGGGCGTGACAGACCAGGCAATCCTCGGTCACGCGGACATCCAGAAGGCGGTGATGATTTCGCCGCGCCTCTCCGAATCGCAGGATGCGGGCCTGCTGCGCCTTGGCCGCGTCGACCAGGATCGGAGTGGTGGGCAGATCGCCGTTGATCACCGCAACGCCGCCCGGCTCCAGCCCATCGAAGATGCTGGCCTTTTCGCGGGCGATGGCGTCGATATTCTCGAACGCTTCCAGGTGGGCGGGGGCGATGGTGGTGATCATCGCGACATGCGGGCGGGCCAGGCGGGCCAGCGGCGCGATCTCTCCGGGATGGTTCATCCCGATCTCGATCACCGCCAGTTCGGCGTCGCGCGGCATCCGCGCCAGGGTCAGGGGCACGCCCCAATGGTTGTTGTAACTTGCCTCTGCCACGTGGGTGCGGCGCTGCGCGCCAAGCACGTCGCGCAGCATCTCCTTGGTCGAGGTCTTGCCGGCCGATCCCGTCACCGCCACCACGCGACCCTGCATCCGGGCGCGCCCTGCCCGGCCCAGATCCTCCAGCGCGCGCTGTACGTCCGCCACGATCAGCAACGGCGCATCCGGGGCCACGCCGTCGGGGACATGGGTGACCAGCGCGGCGGCGGCCCCCTTGGCCAGCGCCTGGGCGACGAAATCATGGCCGTCCCGCGCCGCCTTCAACGCGATGAAAAGGTCACCACGCGCCAGGGTACGGGTGTCGATGGACACGCCCGCCGCCGACCAGTTGCCGATGGCCCGCCCGCCCGTGGCCTGCGCGGCCTGCGCCCCGGTCCAGAGGGTCAAATCCCGCCCCCGTCCAGCGCCGCCACCGCGACGGAGGCCTGTTCCACGTCGTCGAAGGGAAAGATCGTATCGCCCACGATCTGCCCGGTCTCGTGCCCCTTGCCTGCGATCAGCAACGCGTCTCCGGGGCCAAGCGCATCTACGGCACGCAGGATCGCCTCTGCCCGGTCGGCGACTTCGATCCCACCGGGGCAGCCCATCATCACGGCTTGCCGGATCTCCGCCGGGTCTTCGCTGCGCGGGTTGTCATCGGTGACAAAGACCAGGTCGGCATTCTCTGCCGCCGCCTGCCCCATCAACGGGCGCTTGGTCCGGTCGCGATCGCCCCCGGCGCCGATCACCGCGATCACACGGCCCATCACATGCGGCCGCAGCGCCCGGAGGGCGGTGGCGATGGCATCGGGCGTATGAGCGTAATCGACAAAAACCGCCGCGCCATTGCCACGCCGGGCCGCCAACTGCATCCGCCCGCGCACACCGCCCAGCCGGGTCAGCGCGGCAAAGACATCGGCGGCCTCCTCGCCAGACAGGATCGCCATGCCGGCGGCAACCAGCACGTTCTCCGCCTGGAAGTCCCCGATCAGGTGCAGCGGCACCTGGTATTCGGTCCCGTCAAAGGCCACCCGCAGGATCTGCCCCTCCGGCTCATAGCGGCGGGCGAGCACGCGGATCTCCGCCTCCTCGCCGCAGCCGACGGTCATGGCATCCAAACCTCTCGATTCGGCCTCAGCCACCATGTCCGGGCCACGTTCGCCGTCCAGGTTGATGACCGCGTGGCCCTCGGGCGGCAGAACACGGGTGAAAAGACCAGCCTTGGCATTGAAATATTCTGTGAAATCAGCGTGGTAATCCAGATGATCCTGGGTGAGGTTGGTAAAGCCCCCGACGCTCAGCACCACGCCGTCCAACCGTCGCTGCGCCAGCCCGTGGGAGGAGGCCTCCATCGCGGCATGAGTCACCCCTTCGGCGGCGACACGGGCCAGGGTGCGGTGCAGGGTGATCGGTTCGGGGGTGGTATGATGCAGCGGCAGGTCCACCGCGCCCTCCACCCCGGTGGTGCCCAGGTTGACGGCGGCATGGCCCAGCTCCGCCCAGATCTGGCGCAGGAAAGAGGCGACCGAGGTCTTGCCATTGGTGCCGGTCACCGCGGCCATGACGCGCGGCTGCGCCCCGAACCAGAGAGCGGCGGCAAAGGCCAGCGCCTGGCGCGGATCCGCCGCGACGATCAGCGCCGCCGGGCTGTCCGCCAGTTCCGCTGCGGCAAGGCGCGCGCCCTCCGCATCGGTCAGGATCGCGCTGGCCCCCATCCGCAGGGCATATTTGATGAACTCGCCACCATGCACACGGCTGCCGGGCATGGCGCCGAACAGATATCCCTCCCGCACCTCGCGGCTATCGACGGCCAGCCCGGTGATCCGGGCCTCCCGTCCGCCACGCGCGGTCAGACCCAGCTGGGCCAGCGATTTTTCCTGAAGACCGTTGCGGCCGGTCCCGCTGCCATCCGACATGACGCCGCCTTTTCGGACTATTGCGTTGACAGCGTTATATCAAGCAACGGGGCGGGTTCAATCTGCGGACGCAATCCCAGCAGGGGCGCGACGCGGCGGATGACCTCGGCGGTGACGGGCACGGCGGTCCAGCCGGCGGTGCGGCGCGGCTTCGGGCCCGAAGTCTCCACCGGTTCATCCAGGGTCACCACCAGCACGTAGCGCGGATCATTGGCCGGGAACAACGTGGCGAAGGTGGCGATCACCTTTTCCTTGTAATACCCCCCCTGCGGGCGCGGCTTGTCGGCGGTGCCGGTCTTGCCCGCCACGGCGTAGCCCTTGACCTCACCCATTGACGCAGTGCCCTCCGTCACCACCAGACGCAGCATGTCGCGGGCGGCATCGGCGGCCTCGCGGGACATGACGCGCGGGCCTTTTTGCGGGGTCGTCTGTTTCAGCAGCGTGGGATAGACGCGGGTGCCGCCATTGGCGATCGTCGCATAGGCCGAGGCCAGGTGCAGCGGGCTGACCGAAATGCCGTGCCCGTAGGAGACGGTCATGGTCGTCAGCTCGGACCAGTTCTGCTGGATCAGCGGCGCGGCGCCCTTGGCCTCCACGATCTCCAGCGGGGTCGGCGAGAACAGGCCGAGGTTTTCAAGGAAGGCCTTCTGCCGGTCGATCCCGATCATCTGGGCCAGCCGAGCGGTGCCGATGTTGGAACTTTCCACGATGATCTTCTCGACGGTCAACTCGTTGCCATAGAAGTGGAAATCATTGATCCGATGACGGCCCCAGCGGATCGGGCCACGGGTGTCGATCTCCGTCTGGGGGCCGACCAGGCCCAGGTCCATGGCCTGCGCCGCCGCAAAGATCTTGAAGGTGGAGCCAAGTTCGTACACCCCCTGCACCGCGCGGTTGAACAGCGGACTGTCATCGGGATGGCCCGAGGTCGGCAGCGCGGGCCGGTCGTTGGGATCGAAATCGGGAAGGGACGCGATCGCGATCAGCTCTCCGGTTTTCACATCCATCAGGACGGCCGCCGCACCCTTGGCGTTCATCAGCTTCATCCCGCCATACAGCACCTGCTCCACCCCGGCTTGAATGGTCAGGTCCAGCGACAATTCCAGCGGGCGGGCGCCGTTCGCCGGATCGGTCAGGTAGGTGTCGTAGCGCTGTTCGATCCCGGCGCGTCCCTTGACCTCGGCCCAGTCGACGGCCTGCTGGCCGAAACCCGCGCCGCCCAGCACATGCGCGGCCAGCGGTCCGTTGGGATAGAGCCGCATCTCGCGACGGCCGAAGTAGAGGCCCGGCTCGCCGATTTCGTGCACGGCCTGCATCTGTTCGGGGCTGATATTCGTCTTGATCCACAAGAACTTGGACCGCCCGGTAAACCGCCGTTCCATCGTCGCGGCGTCCAGGTCGGGGAAAATCTGCGCCAATTCGCGCGCCGCATGGGCCGGATCGACCATCTCGTGCGGATGGGCATAAAGCGCGTGAGTTTCCAGGTTCGTGGCCAGGATATGCCCGCGCCGATCCAGAATGTCGGCGCGTTGCAGGGCGATCTGCGCACCGCTGGCACTGGCGCGCGGCTCTGCCGGTTCGGAACTGGCCAGCGCCCCCATACGCAGCCCCACCAGCGCAAAGGCAAAGGCGAAGACGAACAGCAGCACCAGGATACGGCTTTCGGCGCGGTAGCGGGCGGTGTCGCGCATCTCCTCGTGGCGCAGCCGCAGATTCTCCCGTTCGATCGCATCGGGGTTTTCACCCCGCGACCGCGCGTCAAGGATGCTGGCCAGCGGGCGCAGGGGGGTGCGGCGGCTCATGGTTGCTGCTCCGCCGCAGTCGCGGGCACCTGCCCCTGCGAGGAAACGGTGAACATCTGCTCAAAGCTCAGCTGCGGTTCGGGCGCGGGCGGGAATTCCACCTGATCGGCCTTGCCGAACTGGTCGGGCCGCAGCGGCAGCAGGCCCAGCCGGTCGAAATTCAGCTCGGCCAGTTCGCGCAGCCTGTCGGGCCGGTTCAGGTAGGCCCATTCCGCACGCAACACAGCCAGCCGCGAGCGTGCGGCGCCGATGTCACGCTGCAACTCCTCTGCCTGGGCCAGCGCGGCCTGGGTCTGGTAATTCTCCCGGTAGGCCCAGGCGGCCAGTGCCATCACGACACAGCCGATCACGACAAAGAAAAACCCTCTCATCTCCGGTGCCCCCTGATATCCGGCATGCCAAGCGCGGCCCGGTCCAACGGCCCGGTCGGCGCCTCTGTCCGCTGTCCCATCCGCAACCGCGCCGAGCGGGAGCGCGGATTACGGGCCAGTTCATCCGCGTCCGGCCCGATCCCCTTGCGGGTTTTCTGGGTAAAGCGCGGCGCGTCTTCCGCGACCTCGGGGGCATAGCGATTGGCCCGCCCGCCGCCGCCGCTGCGCATCTGAAAGAACCGTTTGACCATCCGATCCTCGATCGAGTGGAACGACACCACCGCCAGAACGCCACCGGGTTTCAGGACCCGCTCGGCCGCCAGAAGCCCCTGGGCCAGGGCGGCGAATTCATCGTTGACGGCAATGCGCAGCGCCTGGAAGGACCGGGTGGCGGAATGCGCCTGCCCCGGTTTCGGACGCGGCAGGCAGGAGGCGACGATTTCCGCCAGCCGGGCGGTCGTCTCGATCGGCGCCTCGGCGCGTGCCCGCAATATGGCCCGCGCGATCCGGCGCGAGGCGCGTT
This genomic window from Pseudooceanicola aestuarii contains:
- the rsmH gene encoding 16S rRNA (cytosine(1402)-N(4))-methyltransferase RsmH, which gives rise to MAGGAPDADAPHIPVLLTPLLAAAAPISGVWVDGTLGAGSYARGLLQAGADQVVGLDHDPLAISMAAEWGATLGDRLKVHQINFADMDEVVADVDGVVLDLGVSSMQLDLAERGFSFLRDGPLDMRMAQEGPTAADIVNSAEEGELADILFRYGEERASRRIARAILRARAEAPIETTARLAEIVASCLPRPKPGQAHSATRSFQALRIAVNDEFAALAQGLLAAERVLKPGGVLAVVSFHSIEDRMVKRFFQMRSGGGGRANRYAPEVAEDAPRFTQKTRKGIGPDADELARNPRSRSARLRMGQRTEAPTGPLDRAALGMPDIRGHRR
- a CDS encoding UDP-N-acetylmuramoyl-tripeptide--D-alanyl-D-alanine ligase, whose product is MTLWTGAQAAQATGGRAIGNWSAAGVSIDTRTLARGDLFIALKAARDGHDFVAQALAKGAAAALVTHVPDGVAPDAPLLIVADVQRALEDLGRAGRARMQGRVVAVTGSAGKTSTKEMLRDVLGAQRRTHVAEASYNNHWGVPLTLARMPRDAELAVIEIGMNHPGEIAPLARLARPHVAMITTIAPAHLEAFENIDAIAREKASIFDGLEPGGVAVINGDLPTTPILVDAAKAQQARILRFGEARRNHHRLLDVRVTEDCLVCHARAWRVPVTYKAAAAGRHFAVNALGVLAVAHVLGLDRALALADLGRWTPPAGRGLRQRLILDPLEKSLSFELIDDAFNANPTSMAAALDVLAAARVRNDVGRFAQGRRIAVLGEMLELGPEGEDMHRALAAHPAMEKLDLVHCVGPRMRVLYDALPHHLRGRMEVTADPLIAQAGRLVDAGDVLLVKGSKGSRVSGVVDALRKLSHPADD
- the ftsL gene encoding cell division protein FtsL, which encodes MRGFFFVVIGCVVMALAAWAYRENYQTQAALAQAEELQRDIGAARSRLAVLRAEWAYLNRPDRLRELAELNFDRLGLLPLRPDQFGKADQVEFPPAPEPQLSFEQMFTVSSQGQVPATAAEQQP
- a CDS encoding UDP-N-acetylmuramoyl-L-alanyl-D-glutamate--2,6-diaminopimelate ligase, which gives rise to MSDGSGTGRNGLQEKSLAQLGLTARGGREARITGLAVDSREVREGYLFGAMPGSRVHGGEFIKYALRMGASAILTDAEGARLAAAELADSPAALIVAADPRQALAFAAALWFGAQPRVMAAVTGTNGKTSVASFLRQIWAELGHAAVNLGTTGVEGAVDLPLHHTTPEPITLHRTLARVAAEGVTHAAMEASSHGLAQRRLDGVVLSVGGFTNLTQDHLDYHADFTEYFNAKAGLFTRVLPPEGHAVINLDGERGPDMVAEAESRGLDAMTVGCGEEAEIRVLARRYEPEGQILRVAFDGTEYQVPLHLIGDFQAENVLVAAGMAILSGEEAADVFAALTRLGGVRGRMQLAARRGNGAAVFVDYAHTPDAIATALRALRPHVMGRVIAVIGAGGDRDRTKRPLMGQAAAENADLVFVTDDNPRSEDPAEIRQAVMMGCPGGIEVADRAEAILRAVDALGPGDALLIAGKGHETGQIVGDTIFPFDDVEQASVAVAALDGGGI
- a CDS encoding peptidoglycan D,D-transpeptidase FtsI family protein; its protein translation is MSRRTPLRPLASILDARSRGENPDAIERENLRLRHEEMRDTARYRAESRILVLLFVFAFAFALVGLRMGALASSEPAEPRASASGAQIALQRADILDRRGHILATNLETHALYAHPHEMVDPAHAARELAQIFPDLDAATMERRFTGRSKFLWIKTNISPEQMQAVHEIGEPGLYFGRREMRLYPNGPLAAHVLGGAGFGQQAVDWAEVKGRAGIEQRYDTYLTDPANGARPLELSLDLTIQAGVEQVLYGGMKLMNAKGAAAVLMDVKTGELIAIASLPDFDPNDRPALPTSGHPDDSPLFNRAVQGVYELGSTFKIFAAAQAMDLGLVGPQTEIDTRGPIRWGRHRINDFHFYGNELTVEKIIVESSNIGTARLAQMIGIDRQKAFLENLGLFSPTPLEIVEAKGAAPLIQQNWSELTTMTVSYGHGISVSPLHLASAYATIANGGTRVYPTLLKQTTPQKGPRVMSREAADAARDMLRLVVTEGTASMGEVKGYAVAGKTGTADKPRPQGGYYKEKVIATFATLFPANDPRYVLVVTLDEPVETSGPKPRRTAGWTAVPVTAEVIRRVAPLLGLRPQIEPAPLLDITLSTQ